A genome region from Gossypium hirsutum isolate 1008001.06 chromosome A04, Gossypium_hirsutum_v2.1, whole genome shotgun sequence includes the following:
- the LOC121228277 gene encoding berberine bridge enzyme-like 18 — MKVLQLSVLSFLIVILSLNGATLAHPYGDFLHCLSLRISNSSTISKVIYTQNNPSYSSVLNASIHNTRFATPTTPKPYAIITPLKTSHVQSTIYCSKNHGFQLRIRSGGHDVEGVSYVSQVPFVVLDLVNFRDVKVDTKNEVAWVQSGATTGELYYGIASKTQTLGFPAGICHTIGIGGHLSGGGFGILGRKYGLAADHVIDVKLVDANGRVLHRKSMGEELFWAIRGGGGNTFGVVLAWKVKLVPVPPVVTVFTVNKNLEQNATKIFHRWQYIAHKLPNELFTAVG; from the coding sequence ATGAAGGTCCTTCAACTTTCTGTGCTTTCATTCCTTATTGTGATATTGTCATTGAATGGGGCAACTTTAGCTCATCCTTATGGAGATTTCCTTCATTGCCTTTCTCTTCGTATATCAAACTCTTCTACTATTTCTAAAGTTATTTACACCCAAAATAATCCCTCGTATTCATCAGTTTTGAATGCTTCTATTCATAATACTAGGTTCGCTACACCCACCACCCCTAAACCCTATGCCATTATTACACCACTCAAAACATCCCATGTCCAATCAACAATTTATTGTTCCAAAAACCATGGCTTCCAACTTAGGATTCGAAGTGGTGGTCATGATGTTGAGGGTGTTTCTTATGTTTCTCAAGTTCCATTTGTCGTCCTTGATTTGGTCAACTTTCGAGATGTTAAAGTTGACACAAAAAATGAAGTTGCCTGGGTTCAATCTGGTGCAACTACAGGTGAATTATATTATGGGATTGCTTCGAAGACACAGACGCTCGGCTTTCCTGCTGGTATTTGCCACACTATAGGCATTGGTGGGCATTTAAGTGGGGGTGGATTCGGCATATTGGGCCGTAAATATGGTCTTGCTGCTGATCATGTAATTGATGTTAAATTGGTTGATGCTAATGGAAGGGTTCTTCATCGAAAATCCATGGGTGAAGAATTGTTTTGGGCTATCCGAGGAGGTGGAGGAAATACCTTTGGAGTTGTTCTTGCTTGGAAAGTAAAGTTAGTCCCTGTTCCACCTGTTGTAACTGTGTTTACAGTTAACAAGAACTTGGAACAAAATGCAACCAAAATCTTCCATCGATGGCAATACATTGCTCACAAGTTACCCAATGAGTTATTTACGGCTGTTGGGTAA